The following coding sequences lie in one Trichoderma breve strain T069 chromosome 1, whole genome shotgun sequence genomic window:
- a CDS encoding sin3 binding region of histone deacetylase complex subunit SAP30 domain-containing protein, translating to MAPTKTSRKDHDDHKADAPVKEKNGHGSTKMRRGASQQTHAAKHDLHPAPTSVPVQVPTEALLPSLPWDSFERRSLHAYLREHELTTPSSYSSSFHNWVLSRPGSLGLYSPTMVRKQQIKRQSKDQLALAVRKHFNGLGIQENDVIVDFIYKVRNHQVVKDQGTVKQVIVVAE from the exons ATGGCTCCGACCAAGACGTCTCGAAAAGATCACGACGACCACAAGGCCGACGCTCCcgtcaaggaaaagaacgGCCATGGTTCGACAAAGATGCGCCGTGGCGCAAGCCAGCAGACTCACGCTGCCAAACACGACCTTCATCCCGCTCCCACATCTGTGCCCGTCCAGGTGCCGACCGAAGCCCTGCTCCCAAGC CTTCCCTGGGACTCCTTCGAGCGACGATCCCTCCACGCCTACCTCCGCGAGCACGAGCTGACCACGCCGTCGTCCTACTCGAGTTCCTTCCATAATTGGGTGCTCTCGCGACCCGGCAGCTTGGGCCTATACTCTCCCACAATGGTCCGCAAGCAGCAGATCAAGCGACAGTCCAAAGACCAGCTCGCCCTGGCCGTGCGCAAGCACTTCAATGGGCTGGGCATCCAGGAGAACGATGTCATTGTCGACTTCATATACAAAGTACGCAATCACCAGGTCGTAAAAGACCAAGGCACGGTCAAGCAAGTCATTGTCGTGGCTGAGTGA
- a CDS encoding dnaJ domain-containing protein, whose translation MADATTKDDKDALDALELEAKEFDKDAEIDRILKAFRLDAYAVLDLQPGVPESDIKVTYRKKSLLIHPDKTKNPRAPDAFDRLKKAQTELMDEKHRERLDEAIADARMLLIRENKWTVDSPELKTDEFAKKWRDKTREVLIDNEHRRRRQMKAQLQEEGREQRRQDEEVEDRKRKRQHEQDWEATRDVRINSWRQFQKGKSGDPDKKKKKKLKPIG comes from the exons ATGGCGGATGCGACTACAAAGGATGATAAAGATGCCCTCGATGCCCTCGAGCTAGAGGCCAAGGAATTCGACAAG GATGCCGAGATTGACCGGATCCTCAAGGCATTCCGCCTCGATGC ATACGCCGTTCTAGACCTGCAGCCCGGCGTCCCGGAATCAGACATCAAAGTGACATACCGCAAGAAAtccctcctcatccaccccgacaagaccaagaacccGCGCGCCCCCGACGCCTTTGACCGGCTGAAGAAGGCCCAGACGGAGCTCATGGACGAGAAGCACCGCGAGCGCctcgacgaggccatcgccgacGCCCGCATGCTGCTCATCAGGGAGAACAAGTGGACCGTCGACAGCCCCGAGCTCAAGACGGACGAGTTCGCCAAGAAGTGGCGCGACAAGACGCGCGAGGTGCTCATCGACAACGAGCACCGCAGGAGGCGGCAGATGAAGGCCCAGCTGCAGGAGGAGGGCAgggagcagcggcggcaggacgaggaggttgaggacaGGAAGCGCAAGAGGCAGCATGAGCAGGACTGGGAGGCAACGCGGGACGTAAGAATTAATAGCTGGCGGCAGTTTCAGAAGGGCAAGTCGGGCGATccggacaagaagaagaagaagaagcttaaGCCGATTGGTTGA
- a CDS encoding dnaJ domain-containing protein produces MSNLLFKAAAPARALAKSHNFSGGPKLQQCLRKGARLHTASFRSRAERPSARKEHNARASHRTFHATNTLLQKDPYKALGVDKSATAAEIKKAYYGLAKKFHPDTNKDPTAKDKFGEIQTAYEILSDPKKREQYDQFGDASFDPNAAGGNPFAGAAGGNPFAGFGAQGGFGGGFGGGFNFEDLFSAFGGRRSNPFQQEILVGDNIESHVSISFMEAAKGTSKTITITPVESCNTCSGSGLKSGAQRSQCHSCEGTGTRVHYAQGGFQMASTCGSCGGTGSTIPKSSECRTCSGQGVVRNKKTITVDIPAGIEDGMRLRIDGAGDAPITGRSTSPDARAQRGDLYVFVRVATDPKFSREGSNILYTANIPLTTAILGGQVTIPTLDGTVNLKVATGTNTGDKVTLPGMGMQRLGSRRAGSGDLKVEFRVKMPKSLSASQRTILEMLADEMDDKSARRVMNVSSPDPKDPDSHKDEGFLKSMWHNLTHHPAHEKDASGASGSTGESTSDDKGKKENKSASD; encoded by the exons ATGTCCAACCTCCTCTTCAAGGCCGCGGCTCCGGCGCGCGCACTTGCAAAGAGCCATAACTTTTCCGGGGGACCGAAACTCCAGCAATGCCTTCGCAAAGGCGCTCGGCTTCACACGGCTTCTTTCCGCTCTCGAGCTGAGCGACCCAGTGCCCGGAAAGAGCACAATGCTCGGGCGTCTCACAGG ACTTTCCACGCGACCAATACCTTGCTGCAGAAGGATCCGTACAAGGCCCTCGGCGTAGACAAGTCCGCAACCGCCGCCGAGATCAAAAAGGCATACTACGGCTTGGCCAAGAAGTTCCACCCCGACACCAACAAGGATCCCACGGCAAAGGATAAATTTGGCGAGATCCAAACCGCCTACGAGATCCTCTCCGACCCCAAGAAGAGGGAGCAGTACGACCAATTCGGCGATGCCAGCTTTGATCCCAACGCGGCCGGAGGCAATCCATTTGCTGGCGCGGCTGGCGGCAATCCTTTCGCAGGATTTGGTGCACAGGGTGGATTCGGCGGAGGATTCGGCGGTGGTTTCAACTTTGAGGACTTGTTTTCGGCTTTTGGTGGCCGTCGATCGAATCCTTTCCAGCAGGAGATTCTCGTGGGCGACAACATCGAGTCACATGTGAGCATCAGCTTCATGGAGGCAGCCAAGGGAACGAGCAAAACTATCACCATCACACCTGTCGAATCTTGCAACACATGCTCCGGCAGTGGCTTGAAGTCTGGCGCTCAGAGGTCTCAGTGCCACAGCTGTGAAGGAACGGGAACGCGGGTGCACTATGCGCAGGGCGGCTTCCAGATGGCCTCGACATGCGGAAGTTGTGGAGGAACTGGCTCAACGATCCCAAAGAGCTCCGAGTGCCGGACGTGCTCTGGCCAGGGTGTCGTGcgcaacaagaagaccaTCACCGTCGACATCCCCGCAGGTATCGAGGACGGCATGCGGCTCCGGATAGACGGGGCCGGTGATGCTCCCATAACCGGAAGGTCCACCAGCCCCGATGCCCGGGCCCAGCGCGGAGACCTCTACGTCTTTGTTCGGGTTGCTACGGACCCCAAGTTCAGCCGCGAGGGCTCCAACATTCTCTACACAGCAAACATTCCCCTCACCACGGCCATTCTCGGCGGACAGGTCACGATTCCCACGCTGGACGGCACAGTTAACCTCAAGGTAGCCACCGGCACCAACACCGGTGACAAGGTCACTCTCCCCGGGATGGGTATGCAGCGCCTCGGTTCGCGGAGAGCGGGTTCCGGTGATCTAAAGGTCGAATTCCGAgtcaagatgcccaagtcGCTCAGTGCCAGCCAGCGCACCATTCTCGAGATGCTCGCCGATGAGATGGACGACAAGTCAGCTCGCCGCGTTATGAACGTTTCAAG CCCTGACCCCAAAGACCCTGATTCTCACAAGGACGAGGGGTTTCTCAAGTCCATGTGGCATAATCTGACTCACCATCCCGCACACGAAAAAGACGCCTCTGGAGCCTCTGGATCGACCGGCGAATCCACCAGCGACGacaaggggaagaaggagaacaagTCTGCGTCCGACTAA
- a CDS encoding protein kinase domain-containing protein has protein sequence MSEIIQKHVINKRWRLDGLIGQGGFGSVYIATDLETNQIVAVKLQNLPPGTSSPSQMDNLESESFYYTLLRNNPGIATHHENGRQEKIGRQAAHEFMVYELLGPSLQTLFYRCRKKFSLKTTLMLADQLLERLELFDSHNIVHRDIKPDNFVMGFGKENGKMVYILDLGLVGEYTKDEEVVAAPSYAFCGTYYWAPIAAHLNRSQSPKDDLESLAYMLIYFASGSLPWQGYANEKENTALLDQRVARLKLGLPIKHICKGLPSPFARHLMYARSSKYNHKPKYAELRAMYRRLMKRLGYKYDGVYDWDLLEDGSSNNMQHGPEITLVHGSVQQYKELAVDSELTLVNDSLPMKKMKEEDEDYKPPAKKIKGRPKKAAKPRAKKVKEEQKAQEEETKQQDKEPAKPQRKPRIIFIKKKKSESPPPPRTRRGKLAQVVKKPKKEKKEKVVAKKTAANKAAIKVVVKKAPAKKPLARA, from the exons ATGTCTGAAATAATACAG AAACATGTCATCAACAAAAGATGGCgcctcgatggcctcatcGGCCAAGGAGGCTTTGGCAGCGTCTACATCG CAACCGACCTCGAAACAAACCAAATCGTCGCCGTCAAACTCCAAAACCTCCCCCCAGGTACATCCTCACCCTCTCAAATGGATAACCTCGAAAGCGAGTCCTTCTACTACACCCTCCTCCGCAACAACCCAGGCATCGCAACCCACCACGAGAACGGCCGTCAAGAAAAAATCGGTCGTCAAGCCGCCCACGAGTTCATGGTCTACGAGCTCCTCGGCCCGTCACTCCAGACCCTCTTCTACCGCTGCAGGAAAAAATTCTCGCTCAAGACGACGCTCATGCTGGCGGaccagctgctggagcgTCTCGAGTTGTTTGACTCGCACAATATTGTACATAGGGACATTAAGCCGGACAATTTCGTCATGGGCTTTGGTAAAGAGAATGGGAAGATGGTTTATATCCTAGACCTTGGTCTAGTTGGTGAGTATACGAAAGACGAAGAGGTTGTTGCTGCGCCTAGCTATGCATTTTGCGGCACTTATTATTGGGCACCTATAGCAGCTCACTTGAACCGT TCTCAATCTCCCAAAGACGATCTCGAATCCCTCGCCTACATGCTCATCTACTTCGCCAGCGGCTCCCTCCCCTGGCAAGGCTACGccaacgaaaaagaaaacacagcCCTCTTGGATCAGCGCGTCGCCCGCCTCAAGCTCGGCCTCCCCATCAAACACATCTGCAAAGGCTTGCCCTCCCCCTTCGCCCGACACCTCATGTACGCCCGCTCGTCCAAGTACAACCACAAGCCCAAGTACGCCGAGCTGAGGGCAATGTACAGAAGGCTGATGAAGCGCCTAGGATATAAGTACGATGGCGTCTATGACTGGGATTTGTTGGAGGATGGTAGTAGCAACAACATGCAACATGGCCCAGAGATTACCTTGGTACATGGCAGCGTGCAGCAGTACAAAGAACTGGCGGTGGACTCAGAGCTCACATTGGTAAATGACAGCCTTCCGatgaaaaagatgaaagaggaagacgaagactaCAAACCCCCCGCAAAAAAGATCAAGGGAAGACCCAAAAAGGCAGCAAAACCTCGCGCgaaaaaggtcaaggaggaACAAAAAGCgcaggaggaagagacaAAGCAGCAAGACAAGGAACCCGCCAAGCCACAGCGAAAACCCAGAATCATATTcatcaaaaagaaaaagagcgaaagccctcctcctccgagAACACGCCGAGGCAAACTTGCCCAGGTAgtgaagaagccaaagaaggaaaagaaggaaaaggttgTTGCGAAGAAAACGGCTGCGAACAAGGCTGCAATCAAGGTCGTTGTCAAAAAAGCGCCAGCAAAGAAACCCCTTGCCCGGGCCTAG
- a CDS encoding DEAD/DEAH box helicase domain-containing protein, whose product MPSRRAASPAASEPELDILDSLYPGDDDNGQQGGQDGLDFDAFLNAGAAGGGEEDDEAFIALQQAASYRKASNLKGRTVKKGGGFQAMGLNANLLKAIARKGFSVPTPIQRKTIPLVLERKDVVGMARTGSGKTAAFVIPMIERLRAHSSKFGSRALILSPSRELAIQTLKVVKELGRGTDLKSVLLVGGDSLEEQFGFMSANPDIVIATPGRFLHLKVEMGLDLSSIKYVVFDEADRLFEMGFATQLTEILHALPLSRQTLLFSATLPASLVEFARAGLQDPSLVRLDADTKVSPDLETAFFSVKGAEKEGSLLHILHDVIRVPLGPPAGVEDETEKNSKKRKRQPDNGAGKPTQHSTIIFTATKHHVEYLYNLLKSAGFATSHVYGSLDQTARRIQVEEFRMGKTNLLVVTDVAARGIDIPVLANVINYDFPPQPKVFIHRVGRTARAGQRGWAYSLVRDVDAPYLLDLQLFLGKKLVVGQTETEPSYTDDVVVGALQRDAVGTHVEWFNKFLHENEDVDALRIVASKAEKLYMKTRNSASSQSAKRSREEVASRGWSQLHPLFGKDVDGAEEARAAMLAKISNFKPQETIFEVGQGDKATSEAAEVMKQLRKRVKPRKKEETNDEEMEVDDDYGGAQAPDSDEDANMDEDDDDEYGDDLEVTITNTGKTRKEKGRTDWRDNEVFMSYTPRTINAAEERGYGVHSGGQGSSFVELARDATMDLTNDDTAKAFGAPTKPRMRWDAKSKKYVNSANDEDGSKGAKMIVGESGVKIAASFSSGRFDKWKKAHRVHKLPQVGELVKPGSATTQLPSGVRYKHKKELAPKEADKYRDDFHVRKKRVNEAREKRVGRFKDGMGSKKEVKGLTDIRKAREEKERKRAKTGRHQAGKAGNGRRR is encoded by the exons ATGCCCAGTCGTCGCGCAGCTTCACCGGCGGCCTCAGAGCCCGAGCTGGACATTCTCGACTCACTATATCccggcgacgacgacaatGGACAGCAAGGCGGCCAGGATGGATTGGACTTTGATGCCTTTCTCAATGCGGGCgcggctggaggaggcgaagaagatgatgaggcgTTCATTGCACTGCAGCAGGCAGCTTCATATCGCAAAGCTTCAAACTTGAAGGGCAGAACAGTCAAGAAAGGCGGTGGCTTTCAGGCAATGG GTCTCAATGCGAACCTTCTCAAGGCTATCGCTCGCAAAGGATTCTCAGTCCCGACCCCGATTCAGAGGAAAACGATCCCCCTGGTTCTCGAGCGGAAAGACGTCGTCGGCATGGCGAGAACGGGTTCAGGAAAAACTGCGGCATTCGTTATTCCCATGATCGAGCGACTGCGCGCCCACAGTTCCAAGTTTGGTAGCCGAGCGCTGATTCTTTCGCCCTCACGAGAACTGGCCATCCAGACCCTCAAGGTTGTCAAGGAACTCGGCCGAGGGACAGATCTCAAGTCGGTGCTTTTGGTCGGTGGTGACAGCTTGGAGGAACAGTTTGGTTTCATGTCTGCCAATCCCGATATCGTCATTGCCACTCCAGGTCGGTTCCTGCATCTCAAGGTTGAGATGGGGCTTGATCTCTCATCAATCAAATACGTCGTCTTTGACGAAGCCGATAGACTTTTCGAAATGGGTTTCGCTACTCAGTTAACCGAGATTCTACACGCCCTCCCCCTTTCAAGACAGACACTCCTCTTCTCCGCGACACTTCCAGCTTCATTAGTCGAGTTCGCCCGAGCCGGTCTGCAGGATCCCAGTCTTGTGCGACTTGACGCAGACACCAAGGTTTCCCCTGACTTGGAGACAGCATTCTTCTCTGTCAAGGGGGCTGAAAAGGAAGGATCCCTTCTACATATTCTCCACGACGTCATTAGAGTTCCTCTAGGACCTCCCGCGGGCGTAGAGGACGAGACGGAGAAGAATTCAAAGAAGCGGAAGCGCCAGCCAGACAACGGCGCCGGAAAGCCCACACAGCACTCGACAATTATTTTCACAGCTACAAAGCATCACGTCGAATATCTATACAATCTACTAAAGAGCGCTGGATTTGCAACATCCCATGTGTATGGTTCTCTTGACCAAACCGCTCGACGAATACAGGTTGAGGAGTTCCGGATGGGCAAGACGAATCTACTCGTCGTCACAGATGTCGCCGCCAGAGGTATCGATATTCCTGTTCTTGCCAACGTCATCAACTACGACTTCCCTCCTCAGCCAAAGGTATTTATCCACCGAGTTGGTCGTACCGCTCGTGCAGGCCAGAGAGGTTGGGCTTATAGTCTGGTTCGAGACGTGGATGCCCCATATCTTCTAGATCTGCAACTTTTCTTGGGCAAGAAGCTAGTTGTTGGACAAACAGAGACAGAACCGTCATACACTGacgatgttgttgttggagCTCTACAACGAGATGCTGTTGGAACCCACGTAGAATGGTTCAACAAATTCCTTCatgagaatgaagatgtcgatgcGTTGCGAATCGTTGCCTCCAAAGCAGAAAAGCTCTACATGAAGACGCGAAACTCTGCCTCAAGCCAGAGCGCCAAGCGTTCGCGAGAGGAGGTGGCATCCAGGGGCTGGTCGCAGCTACATCCGCTCTTCGGCAAGGACGTCGACGGCGCAGAAGAGGCTCGCGCTGCCATGTTAGCCAAGATTAGCAACTTCAAGCCTCAGGAGACAATTTTCGAGGTTGGACAAGGAGACAAGGCGACGAGCGAGGCGGCGGAAGTGATGAAGCAGCTCCGCAAGAGAGTCAAGCCGcgcaagaaggaagaaaccaACGACGAGGAAATGGAAGTCGACGACGACTACGGCGGCGCTCAAGCTCCCGATAGCGACGAAGACGCGAAtatggatgaggatgacgatgatgaataCGGCGACGATCTCGAGGTCACAATCACCAACACGGGCAAGAccaggaaagaaaagggccgGACCGACTGGCGCGACAACGAGGTCTTCATGTCCTACACGCCGCGCACCATCAACGCCGCCGAAGAGCGCGGCTACGGCGTCCACTCGGGCGGCCAGGGCTCCAGCTTCGTCGAGCTCGCCCGCGACGCGACGATGGACCTGACCAACGACGACACGGCAAAAGCCTTTGGCGCTCCCACGAAGCCACGCATGCGCTGGGACGCCAAATCCAAGAAGTACGTCAACAGCGCcaacgacgaggacggcTCCAAGGGCGCAAAGATGATTGTCGGCGAGAGCGGCGTCAAGATTGCTGCCAGCTTCAGTAGCGGCCGCTTCGACAAGTGGAAGAAGGCTCATCGCGTCCATAAGCTTCCTCAGGTCGGCGAGCTGGTCAAACCTGGTAGTGCTACTACACAGCTGCCGTCAGGCGTGCGgtacaagcacaagaaggagcttgCGCCCAAGGAGGCCGATAAGTACCGGGACGACTTCCACGTGCGCAAGAAGAGAGTCAACGAGGCGCGCGAGAAGCGTGTTGGACGCTTCAAGGACGGTATGGGTAGTAAGAAGGAGGTCAAGGGGTTGACTGATATCCGCAAGGccagagaggagaaggagcgCAAGAGGGCGAAGACGGGCAGACATCAGGCAGGAAAAGCAGGAAATGGCCGGAGGAGATAA